The following coding sequences lie in one Populus trichocarpa isolate Nisqually-1 chromosome 14, P.trichocarpa_v4.1, whole genome shotgun sequence genomic window:
- the LOC18104996 gene encoding uncharacterized protein LOC18104996 — MGSGFGESTSGVPQNPSFTSSNGNGDAGDFECNICFDLAQDPIVTLCGHLFCWPCLYKWLHFHSKSRECPVCKALVEEEKLVPLYGRGKTSTDPRSKSIPGGNIPNRPAGQRPETAPPPEPNHFGQHGFGLTGGLGGFAPTATARSGNFTFSAAFGGLIPSLFNLQVHGFPNAAMYGPAAGFPYGFHSFHGGHPRGYHRHQGQGQQDYYLKRLLLFIGFCVLLALVWQ; from the coding sequence ATGGGAAGTGGCTTTGGGGAATCAACAAGCGGGGTTCCTCAAAACCCTTCATTTACTAGCAGCAATGGAAATGGTGATGCTGGTGATTTTGAATGCAATATTTGCTTTGACTTAGCTCAGGATCCGATTGTGACATTATGTGGCCATCTTTTCTGCTGGCCTTGTCTCTACAAATGGCTTCACTTTCACTCGAAGTCCCGAGAATGTCCGGTTTGCAAGGCTCTAGTGGAAGAGGAGAAGTTGGTTCCTTTGTATGGTAGAGGGAAAACATCGACTGACCCAAGATCGAAGTCCATTCCTGGTGGTAACATTCCTAACCGTCCTGCAGGGCAGCGACCTGAAACTGCTCCTCCTCCAGAACCAAATCATTTTGGCCAACATGGATTTGGATTAACGGGAGGATTGGGAGGTTTTGCACCAACGGCAACTGCTAGGTCTGGGAATTTCACATTTTCTGCTGCTTTTGGTGGTCTAATTCCTTCACTTTTTAACCTTCAAGTGCATGGATTTCCTAATGCTGCCATGTATGGTCCGGCTGCTGGCTTTCCTTATGGATTTCATTCATTTCATGGTGGGCATCCACGTGGATATCATCGGCACCAAGGTCAAGGACAACAAGATTATTATCTGAAGAGGCTGCTTTTGTTCAttggtttttgtgttttgcTTGCTCTTGTTTGGCAATGA
- the LOC18104997 gene encoding elongation of fatty acids protein 3-like → MRLSIIQSTKYWLSEHPSIVNFRWSPTESWGSTWSFLFSAITIYLISAVILHLVVSLILRTNRRVPLGPIPAIHSLAVAMASVVIFVGTLLSTAAEIRDTRWFWRRTKTTTAFQWLLCFPLGTRPSGRVFFWSYIFYLSRFLHLLRTFLTVLEHRKLTFFTLFNQSILLFMSFLWLEFSQSFQVLAILLTTLLYSVVYGYRFWTAIGLPSACFPFVVSCQVVLLGCNLVCHFGVLSLHILKGGCNGIGAWGFNSMLNAMILLLFLKFYLKMYSNKRKGDSLSELKGSSRHLHSSLEKLDSKGS, encoded by the coding sequence ATGAGACTATCTATAATACAGAGCACCAAATATTGGCTATCAGAGCACCCATCGATTGTTAACTTCCGATGGAGCCCAACCGAATCATGGGGTTCCACGTGGTCTTTTCTCTTCTCCGCCATCACCATCTACCTCATTTCTGCCGTCATCCTCCACCTTGTGGTCTCCTTAATTCTCCGCACTAACCGCCGTGTCCCACTCGGCCCAATCCCAGCAATACACAGCCTGGCAGTGGCGATGGCATCGGTTGTGATTTTTGTTGGCACTCTTCTTTCAACCGCTGCTGAGATTCGTGACACGCGCTGGTTCTGGCGGCGCACCAAGACCACCACGGCTTTCCAGTGGCTCCTCTGTTTCCCTCTCGGCACCCGACCCTCTGGCCGCGTCTTCTTCTGGTCCTACATTTTCTACCTCTCTCGATTCCTTCATTTATTACGTACTTTTTTAACAGTCCTCGAACACCGTAAACTCACTTTCTTCACCTTGTTCAATCAATCCATACTTTTGTTCATGTCATTTCTTTGGCTTGAATTTTCTCAGTCTTTTCAAGTCTTGGCTATCCTTTTAACAACGTTGTTGTACTCTGTCGTTTATGGGTACCGGTTTTGGACAGCAATTGGGCTTCCAAGTGCTTGTTTCCCTTTTGTAGTGAGTTGTCAGGTTGTGTTGTTGGGTTGCAATTTGGTTTGCCATTTTGGGGTGCTTTCGTTGCATATATTGAAAGGAGGGTGCAATGGAATTGGAGCTTGGGGGTTTAATTCTATGCTGAATGctatgattttgttgttgtttttgaagttttatcTGAAGATGTATTCGAACAAGAGAAAGGGCGATTCCTTGAGTGAACTTAAGGGTTCTTCAAGGCATTTGCATTCTAGCTTGGAGAAGCTGGACAGTAAGGGTAGTTGA
- the LOC18104998 gene encoding probable 1-acyl-sn-glycerol-3-phosphate acyltransferase 4, whose protein sequence is MALEEVVAIESGKEMEETFKPLKSDDRLKHYPLTPYRLIRGLICLLVYLSTAFMFVVYFAPVAAVLMRFFSIHYCRKATSFLFALWLALWPFLFEKINGTKVVFSGDLVPPKERVLIIANHRTEVDWMYLWNLALRKGCLGYIKYILKSSLMKLPVFGWGFHILEFISVERKWEVDEPAMREMLSTFKDSRDPLWLALFPEGTDFSEEKCQKSQRFASEVGLPVLANVLLPKTRGFGVCLEVLQNSLDAVYDVSIAYKDQLPTFLDNVFGTDPSEVHIHVQRIPVKDIPASNAEAAKWLMDRFQLKDQLLLDFKARGHFPNEGTEQELSTLKCLVNFTVVILLTALFIYLTFFSSVWFKTYASLACAYLASATHFKFRPLPITNLI, encoded by the exons ATGGCATTGGAGGAGGTGGTTGCTATTGAATCTGGAAAGGAGATGGAAGAAACTTTCAAGCCTCTCAAATCCGATGATAGACTAAAGCATTACCCTTTAACTCCTTATAGGTTGATAAGGGGTCTTATATGTTTGTTGGTGTATCTTTCTACTGCTTTTATGTTTGTAGTGTATTTTGCACCTGTTGCAGCTGTCTTGATGCGATTTTTCAGCATACACTATTGTAGAAAAGCAACATCCTTCCTCTTTGCTCTTTGGCTAGCTTTGTGGCCCTTtctatttgaaaagataaatggGACCAAAGTTGTATTTTCTGGAGACTTAGTTCCGCCTAAGGAACGTGTTTTGATAATTGCTAATCACAGAACTGAGGTTGATTGGATGTACTTGTGGAACTTAGCATTGCGTAAGGGGTGCCTGGGCTACATCAAGTATATCCTCAAGAGCAGCTTGATGAAACTACCTGTCTTTGGGTGGGGATTCCATATTTTGGAGTTCATTTCAGTTGAGAGGAAGTGGGAAGTTGATGAACCTGCCATGCGTGAAATGCTTTCGACTTTCAAGGATTCTCGAGATCCCTTGTGGCTAGCACTTTTCCCCGAAGGAACTGATTTTAG TGAAGAGAAATGCCAGAAGAGCCAAAGGTTTGCCAGTGAAGTTGGACTTCCTGTGCTGGCAAATGTTCTACTTCCTAAAACAAGGGGTTTTGGCGTATGCTTGGAAGTTCTACAGAATTCCTTGGATGCAG TTTATGATGTCAGTATCGCATATAAGGACCAATTGCCTACCTTTCTGGACAACGTATTCGGGACAGATCCTTCAGAAGTTCACATTCATGTCCAGCGTATCCCTGTTAAGGATATCCCAGCTTCTAATGCCGAGGCTGCTAAATGGTTAATGGATAGGTTCCAGCTCAAAGATCAGTTGCTTTTAGACTTCAAAGCTCGAGGCCATTTCCCTAATGAAGGAACTGAACAAGAACTTTCTACACTGAAATGCTTGGTAAATTTCACTGTGGTAATTTTATTGACTGCATTGTTCATTTATCTTACATTTTTTTCATCCGTTTGGTTCAAAACATATGCGAGTTTAGCATGTGCCTACCTTGCTTCAGCTACTCACTTTAAATTCCGGCCATTACCCATTACGAATTTGATATAG